The proteins below come from a single Deinococcus radiopugnans ATCC 19172 genomic window:
- a CDS encoding ABC transporter ATP-binding protein codes for MTLTAPRPQTAPGSPSSSALLTPTLVLQDVSKTYGDGDGTITALHPATLVVQPGELVAINGPSGSGKSTFLSIAGALLRPTGGKVRIAGQDLTALSDAGLPAFRLKNLGFVLQSSNLIPYLNVREQLTLVPHLAGEDGWDARERAEELLRLLGLSGRARHFPDALSGGQRQRVAIARALMNDPQLILADEPTASLDSVRGREVVELLAQQVHAHGKAAVMVTHDERVLDLCDRVVSIVDGRLRE; via the coding sequence ATGACCCTTACCGCCCCCCGCCCGCAGACCGCCCCCGGCTCTCCGTCCAGTTCCGCCCTGCTCACCCCCACCCTCGTCCTTCAAGACGTCAGCAAGACCTACGGCGACGGCGACGGCACCATCACCGCCCTGCATCCAGCCACCCTGGTGGTGCAGCCCGGCGAACTGGTGGCCATCAACGGCCCCTCGGGCAGCGGTAAAAGCACCTTCCTGTCGATTGCCGGGGCGCTGCTGCGGCCCACAGGCGGGAAGGTCAGGATCGCCGGTCAGGATTTGACGGCCCTGTCCGACGCGGGGCTGCCCGCCTTCCGGCTGAAGAACCTGGGCTTTGTGCTGCAGAGCAGCAACCTGATTCCATACCTGAACGTCCGTGAGCAGCTCACCCTGGTGCCGCACCTGGCCGGTGAGGATGGCTGGGACGCCCGAGAGCGGGCTGAAGAACTGCTGCGGTTGCTGGGCCTGTCCGGACGCGCCCGGCATTTCCCGGACGCCCTGTCCGGTGGGCAGCGCCAGCGCGTCGCCATCGCCCGCGCGCTGATGAACGATCCGCAACTGATCCTGGCCGATGAACCCACCGCCAGCCTGGACAGCGTGCGGGGCCGTGAGGTGGTGGAGTTGCTGGCCCAGCAGGTGCATGCCCACGGCAAGGCCGCCGTGATGGTCACCCATGATGAGCGTGTGCTGGACCTGTGTGACCGCGTGGTGAGCATCGTGGACGGGCGGCTCCGGGAGTAG